Part of the Halalkalibacter krulwichiae genome is shown below.
CTTTTAATAAGATATTTTTTCGAGTTCTGTCTAGATTAGAGATCCAATAATCAAATGTAATAATCCCTGGGAGTTGCTCCTTGTTACAAATGCTATCAATCGCAAGAACAGAGGAGGCATTCACATAATGAGCTTTGTAAAGAGAGGCAAAATGATGCTTTGAATAAGGGATCGGTTGCAATTCGGGAATCGTCTGATAGAAGTCTTTGGAGATTTCAATGATTTGTGATGGTAGTACCGGTAATTGAAGGTACCTTGCAAGGCAATAGCCAAGCCATTCATTTACTAACGCTTTTGAATGGTTTGGTAAAGAAAATTTAACCGCATAGTCTTTTCCATCATCGAATGTAATGACGTGAACATTCTTTTTCTTGCTGTCGAGTCGAGCCTTATAATGCTTAGCAATGATCATTCGTTTGCCTCCTTTACAATTGTTTGAATTAACTCCGCATAGTAATCACCACAGATCGAAATAGAAAACTGTTCCGTTACTTTCTCTCGCGCAGAGTATGACTTGGTTAAGTAGCTGGTAGTATCGTCTAAAATGCTTGAAATCCCCTTGATCGCATCTTTACTATTCTCTTCTTCATACAAATAGCCCGTTTTCCGATCTACTATTTCGGGTATAGCTGAATGATGTGGCGCAACTACTGGAACGCCGCACGCCATTGCTTCGATAAAGGTGTTTCCAAATGACTCTCCTTTTGTTGTTGCAAGCGTACATCCCCAGAGATTCTAATTTTAGAGTAAACTTCTGGCATTTGTTGATAAGGGATGACGGGAAACCATTTAATATTTTTGGTTAAGTCCAGTGCCTGCCATTGAGCGGTGAATTTCTCTTTTTGTACACTTTTGGCTCCTCCAATTAACCAAAATTCAAGATCATCTCGCTCTTTCAAAATTCGTTGTGCAATTTTTAAGAATAGCCTCCAATTTTTTCTTTTATCAACACGTCCAATCCAACCAATAACTTTTTTATTTTCAGGTAAAAAAGGTTCTTGTTCAGTTGAGTAGGACGAAAGAGGCTGAAAGAAAGACGTATCAATTCCATTGTTAATCACTTTAATTGGGATCTTGTCTATCAAGATCGATACGAGTCTTTTTTGATGTTCGGAAGGGACAACAATCACTTTTGGTTTTACATCATGAATTCTTTCAATATGAGGCTTCAGTTTAAGAATCTCAGGTGTACGAGCTTCAATAATAATAGGGCCAGTATAGTTTGCTTGTATAATCCATTGGTAAGCATCTTTTGTATCGACAATAATAATGGCATCGTAATAATTTGATTGAATAATTTCATTAATTTCCTGTTTATTTTTTGTGAGATAAACGTTTGCAATGTCACTCATAATGTGCAATCCACCAAGATCTTTTGAGTATAAAAACTCTGTCTCAATTCCATATTTTTTGAAGTGGATCGCTCGATTTCTCCAACCAGCATTCACCCCGCCTACCGTTAACAATCGCCAAATCACTAGTATTTTCATGATAGCCTCCTGCTTTGTTTTAACAATTTTAGTAAATGTCGCATAAGGTTAGATAGTTCCTTAATGTTTTGTTAAGTACCAAAGGACGATTTTACGAAAAATTTACAATTT
Proteins encoded:
- a CDS encoding HipA family kinase, yielding MIIAKHYKARLDSKKKNVHVITFDDGKDYAVKFSLPNHSKALVNEWLGYCLARYLQLPVLPSQIIEISKDFYQTIPELQPIPYSKHHFASLYKAHYVNASSVLAIDSICNKEQLPGIITFDYWISNLDRTRKNILLKEKQKKQKYELYIINHAEAFGSTSWNALDLHSLSTNLIESCTHQMLARFIDNKQLFKEQITTIQSIPSLLIEEILSLMPDEWQLAKEERKELCKALRFRSHNILPKLIETFINHFIDPKTR
- a CDS encoding glycosyltransferase, with amino-acid sequence MACGVPVVAPHHSAIPEIVDRKTGYLYEEENSKDAIKGISSILDDTTSYLTKSYSAREKVTEQFSISICGDYYAELIQTIVKEANE
- a CDS encoding glycosyltransferase gives rise to the protein MKILVIWRLLTVGGVNAGWRNRAIHFKKYGIETEFLYSKDLGGLHIMSDIANVYLTKNKQEINEIIQSNYYDAIIIVDTKDAYQWIIQANYTGPIIIEARTPEILKLKPHIERIHDVKPKVIVVPSEHQKRLVSILIDKIPIKVINNGIDTSFFQPLSSYSTEQEPFLPENKKVIGWIGRVDKRKNWRLFLKIAQRILKERDDLEFWLIGGAKSVQKEKFTAQWQALDLTKNIKWFPVIPYQQMPEVYSKIRISGDVRLQQQKESHLETPLSKQWRAAFQ